A single Tenacibaculum sp. 190524A02b DNA region contains:
- a CDS encoding S8 family serine peptidase gives MKQLKILMFLAIILVAGMIPSALMAQEYHQGVIQLKFKKNQTSSLQKMLLNRASKSGELKRTLKRGFIETGLKKVDEQNKQFKVHAMKRVFRPAGKFEDKHVKAGLHLWYELKFDTKMSLKSVINSYKKITEVELVNPIEKIKSPSITALKEKRKRITRKEKKLKANSFPNDPLYAKQWHYHNTGQSNGTPSVDIDLERAWNIQKGDSRVIVAVTDHSVDPNHEDLKGNMWVNSGEIPGNNIDDDNNGFVDDIHGYDFFKNSGTLDGNDRHGNHVAGTISAETNNGIGVAGIAGGTGNNDGVRIMSVGVFGKRGSGGFAEGYVYAADNGAVISQNSWNSVGTSSASAERDAIDYFIANAGGVDKAMNGGVVIFSMGNDHGEVRTNHATYAPVIAVCATDENDERGNYSNYGNWAGVSAPGGAGGFIDGEWQFTRDGVWSSVNNNEYREFSGTSMAAPHVSGIAALLVSNNYGSITPQQVRKIIEGTTEFIDYKNSGVEGKLGVGRVNAYEALRVAENMHIPILVRANNTTTNSTTITWGTLNSDNEFEVAYKKVSATSWVTSITNGLSFKINNLEEGEWYDVKVRAKNSAGYSPYSGTSTFITKVSSLAVPSNFTISNIKELTADLSWERPKHVLTYLLRYRVVGNSKWEEKQINLGNTKSLVALFPKTKYELQIKAKSGGVESDYTPVQSFTTLYTKCGEIEPWQPKGYGVNGTKVAYNGKIYANAWWAGPNDVPGKNSTWRFQGNCPKDNDNEAPQVTITSLSNGQVVEQETLSSITLSANATDSDGTIASIQFSVDGANLSSGNNISWLPSAFGSYTIKVEVTDDKGAKATDEVIIIVKEKVDNEVPQVTITSLSNRQVVEQETLSSIMLSANATDSDGTIESIQFSVDGTNLSMGNDISWLPASFKSYTIKVEVIDNKGAKATDEITITVKQKVNNEVPQVTITSLSTGQVIEQETLSSITLSANATDSDGTIASIQFSVDGVNLSSGNNISWLPASFKNYTIKVEVRDDKGAKASDVVKVTIKEKTTGGGGGCNSIQAWEANTEYKVKGTQVAYKGSVYENKWWTKNEEPGAGGPWGPWKLIGACIDLATINNLITIAPNPTQGVLKLHLESGLKQPSGIKISSLTGKYNLGLDKNLEKGELIYDISRFPKGVYLLEITIGKQVVSKKIILE, from the coding sequence ATGAAACAGTTAAAAATATTAATGTTTCTGGCTATAATTTTAGTAGCCGGAATGATCCCTAGTGCTTTAATGGCTCAAGAATACCACCAAGGAGTTATTCAACTTAAATTTAAAAAGAACCAAACAAGTTCACTTCAAAAAATGCTTTTAAATAGAGCAAGTAAAAGTGGAGAATTAAAAAGAACTTTAAAAAGAGGTTTTATAGAAACAGGTTTAAAAAAAGTAGATGAACAGAATAAGCAGTTCAAAGTACATGCTATGAAAAGGGTTTTTAGACCTGCTGGAAAGTTTGAAGATAAACATGTAAAAGCAGGATTACATTTATGGTATGAATTAAAATTTGATACTAAAATGAGTTTGAAATCTGTGATTAACTCATATAAAAAAATAACAGAAGTAGAATTAGTAAACCCTATTGAAAAAATAAAATCACCAAGTATAACAGCTTTAAAAGAAAAAAGGAAACGAATAACAAGAAAAGAAAAAAAATTAAAAGCTAACAGTTTTCCTAATGATCCACTTTATGCTAAACAATGGCATTATCACAATACAGGACAAAGTAATGGAACACCAAGTGTAGATATTGATTTAGAGCGAGCTTGGAATATTCAAAAAGGTGATTCTAGGGTAATAGTGGCTGTTACAGATCATAGTGTGGATCCAAATCATGAAGATTTAAAAGGAAATATGTGGGTAAATAGTGGAGAAATCCCAGGAAATAATATTGATGATGATAATAATGGTTTTGTAGATGATATACATGGGTATGATTTTTTTAAAAATTCAGGAACTCTTGATGGCAATGATAGACATGGAAATCATGTGGCAGGAACCATTTCAGCAGAAACTAATAATGGAATTGGAGTAGCAGGAATTGCAGGAGGAACAGGAAATAATGATGGTGTACGTATAATGTCTGTAGGAGTATTTGGGAAAAGAGGTTCAGGAGGATTTGCAGAAGGTTATGTATATGCCGCAGATAATGGAGCAGTAATCTCACAAAATAGTTGGAATAGTGTAGGAACAAGTTCAGCTTCAGCAGAAAGAGATGCTATTGATTACTTTATAGCTAATGCAGGAGGTGTAGACAAAGCAATGAATGGAGGCGTAGTTATTTTCTCGATGGGAAATGATCATGGTGAAGTGAGAACCAATCATGCCACATATGCTCCAGTTATAGCAGTGTGTGCCACAGATGAAAATGATGAAAGGGGAAATTATTCAAACTATGGAAACTGGGCAGGTGTTTCAGCTCCAGGAGGAGCAGGCGGCTTTATTGACGGAGAATGGCAATTTACTAGAGATGGAGTTTGGAGTTCTGTAAATAACAATGAATATAGAGAATTTTCAGGTACATCTATGGCAGCACCCCATGTGTCTGGAATAGCGGCTTTATTGGTATCTAATAATTACGGAAGTATTACGCCTCAACAAGTAAGAAAAATCATAGAAGGAACTACAGAATTTATAGATTATAAGAATTCAGGAGTTGAAGGAAAGTTAGGAGTAGGGAGAGTAAATGCTTATGAAGCCTTGCGAGTAGCAGAAAATATGCATATACCCATACTTGTTAGAGCTAATAATACAACAACAAATAGTACTACTATCACTTGGGGAACATTAAATTCAGATAATGAATTTGAAGTAGCTTATAAAAAAGTATCAGCTACAAGTTGGGTAACAAGCATAACAAATGGTTTGAGCTTTAAAATTAATAATTTAGAAGAAGGAGAATGGTATGATGTCAAGGTGAGAGCTAAAAATAGTGCTGGATATTCACCATATTCAGGCACTTCTACTTTTATAACAAAAGTCTCATCATTGGCAGTGCCTTCAAATTTTACGATTTCAAATATTAAAGAATTAACAGCAGATTTATCATGGGAAAGGCCCAAGCATGTACTAACATATCTATTAAGATACAGAGTAGTTGGCAATAGTAAATGGGAAGAAAAGCAAATAAATTTAGGGAATACAAAAAGCTTAGTAGCATTATTTCCAAAAACTAAATATGAGTTACAAATAAAAGCTAAAAGTGGAGGTGTTGAATCAGATTATACTCCGGTACAGTCATTTACAACACTGTATACTAAGTGTGGTGAAATTGAGCCATGGCAGCCTAAAGGTTATGGAGTTAACGGAACTAAAGTAGCTTACAATGGTAAAATTTATGCCAATGCATGGTGGGCAGGACCAAATGATGTACCTGGTAAAAATAGCACTTGGAGGTTCCAAGGAAACTGCCCAAAGGATAATGATAACGAAGCTCCACAGGTAACTATTACAAGTTTAAGTAATGGACAAGTAGTCGAACAAGAAACACTTTCTTCAATAACGCTTTCAGCAAATGCAACAGATTCAGATGGAACTATAGCAAGTATTCAGTTTTCAGTAGATGGAGCGAATTTATCTTCGGGGAATAATATTTCTTGGTTGCCAAGCGCTTTTGGAAGTTATACGATAAAAGTAGAAGTGACAGATGATAAAGGAGCTAAAGCTACAGATGAAGTAATAATTATTGTAAAGGAAAAAGTAGATAATGAAGTTCCACAGGTAACTATTACAAGTTTAAGTAATAGACAAGTAGTCGAACAAGAAACACTTTCTTCAATAATGCTTTCAGCAAATGCAACAGATTCAGATGGAACAATTGAATCAATTCAGTTTTCAGTAGATGGAACTAATTTATCTATGGGGAATGATATTTCTTGGTTACCTGCTTCTTTTAAAAGTTATACAATAAAAGTTGAAGTAATAGATAATAAGGGAGCCAAAGCTACAGATGAAATAACAATTACTGTAAAACAAAAAGTAAATAATGAAGTTCCACAGGTAACTATTACAAGTTTAAGTACTGGACAAGTAATTGAACAAGAAACACTTTCTTCAATAACGCTTTCAGCAAATGCAACAGATTCAGATGGAACTATAGCAAGTATTCAGTTTTCAGTAGATGGAGTGAATTTATCTTCGGGGAATAATATTTCTTGGTTGCCAGCTTCTTTTAAAAATTATACAATAAAAGTAGAAGTAAGAGACGACAAAGGAGCTAAGGCATCTGATGTAGTAAAGGTAACAATTAAAGAGAAAACTACTGGAGGTGGAGGAGGTTGCAATAGCATTCAGGCTTGGGAAGCAAATACTGAATATAAAGTAAAAGGAACCCAAGTAGCTTATAAAGGAAGCGTTTATGAAAATAAATGGTGGACTAAAAACGAAGAACCTGGAGCTGGTGGACCTTGGGGACCATGGAAACTCATAGGGGCATGTATTGATTTGGCAACAATAAACAACCTTATAACAATAGCTCCAAATCCAACACAAGGAGTATTGAAATTACATTTAGAAAGTGGTTTAAAACAACCTTCAGGAATAAAGATAAGCAGCTTAACAGGTAAGTACAATCTTGGCTTAGATAAGAATCTAGAAAAAGGAGAATTAATATATGATATTTCAAGGTTTCCTAAGGGAGTTTACTTACTAGAGATAACTATTGGTAAGCAGGTAGTCAGTAAAAAAATAATCCTAGAATAA